The following are encoded in a window of Microbacterium sp. LWO13-1.2 genomic DNA:
- the acs gene encoding acetate--CoA ligase, with protein sequence MSSQIDHLLDETRRFPPSEEFVAQSISSPALYESAAADREGFWGEQAAELLHWHTPFTHVLDWSNPPFAKWFDDGELNVAYNCLDRHVEAGNGDRVALHWEGEPGDERRITYAELTDEVKRTANVLEGLGVGHGDRVAIYLPMIPEAIASMLAVARLGAIHSVVFGGFSADSLRSRIDDAGAKVVITADGGFRKGKVSALKPAVDQALSDRGEGEQQTVEHVLVVRRGGNDVDWVEGRDVWWHEAVPAASADHEAQAFPAENPLFILYTSGTTGKPKGILHTSGGYLTQAAYSHKYVFDLHPETDVFWCTADIGWVTGHSYVAYGPLANGATQVLYEGTPDAPHPGRWWEIIEKYKVSIFYTAPTAIRSFMKIGRSVPKKFDLSSLRLLGSVGEPINPEAWMWYRDVIGGGKTPIVDTWWQTETGAIMVSALPGVIATKPGSAQVPLPGITLDVVDEQGAHVGNGNGGLLVITEPWPSMLRGIWGDPERYKETYWEKFEDQGYYFAGDGARLDEDGDLWLLGRVDDVMNVSGHRLSTAEIESSLVAHEATAEAAVVGASDETTGQAVVAFVIIKESYLSEHDPAGLAQQLRLWVGEQIGAIARPRDVYIVGELPKTRSGKIMRRLLRDVAEGREVGDTTTLADTAVMSIISAQVK encoded by the coding sequence ATGAGCAGCCAGATCGATCACCTTCTCGACGAGACACGCCGGTTCCCGCCGTCGGAGGAATTCGTCGCACAGTCCATCTCGTCCCCCGCGCTCTACGAGAGCGCCGCCGCCGACCGGGAGGGATTCTGGGGAGAGCAGGCCGCTGAGCTGCTGCACTGGCACACGCCGTTCACCCACGTCCTGGACTGGTCGAACCCGCCATTCGCCAAGTGGTTCGACGACGGTGAGCTGAACGTCGCCTACAACTGTCTCGACCGGCACGTCGAAGCAGGCAACGGCGACCGCGTCGCTCTGCACTGGGAGGGCGAGCCCGGCGACGAGCGCCGCATCACGTACGCCGAGCTGACCGACGAGGTCAAGCGCACGGCCAACGTGCTCGAGGGGCTCGGCGTCGGCCACGGTGACCGCGTCGCCATCTACCTGCCGATGATCCCCGAGGCCATCGCCTCGATGCTCGCGGTGGCCAGACTCGGCGCGATCCACTCCGTCGTGTTCGGCGGCTTCAGCGCCGACAGCCTCCGCTCGCGCATCGACGATGCCGGCGCCAAGGTCGTCATCACCGCCGACGGCGGCTTCCGCAAGGGCAAGGTGTCGGCACTCAAGCCCGCCGTCGATCAGGCGCTGAGCGACCGCGGCGAGGGTGAGCAGCAGACCGTCGAGCACGTGCTCGTCGTCCGACGCGGCGGCAACGACGTCGACTGGGTGGAAGGCCGCGATGTCTGGTGGCACGAGGCCGTGCCCGCGGCATCGGCCGACCACGAAGCGCAGGCGTTCCCCGCCGAGAACCCGCTGTTCATCCTTTACACGTCCGGCACCACCGGCAAGCCGAAGGGCATCCTGCACACGTCCGGTGGCTACCTCACTCAGGCCGCGTACTCCCACAAGTACGTCTTCGACCTGCATCCCGAAACCGACGTGTTCTGGTGCACCGCCGACATCGGATGGGTCACCGGGCATTCCTATGTCGCGTACGGTCCGCTCGCCAACGGCGCAACCCAGGTGCTCTACGAGGGCACACCGGATGCTCCGCACCCCGGCCGCTGGTGGGAGATCATCGAGAAGTACAAGGTCTCGATCTTCTACACGGCCCCGACCGCGATCCGCTCGTTCATGAAGATCGGACGCAGCGTCCCGAAGAAGTTCGATCTGTCGTCGCTGCGACTGCTCGGCTCCGTGGGTGAGCCGATCAACCCCGAAGCATGGATGTGGTACCGCGACGTGATCGGCGGCGGGAAGACCCCGATCGTCGACACCTGGTGGCAGACCGAGACCGGCGCGATCATGGTATCCGCGCTGCCCGGCGTCATCGCCACCAAGCCGGGCTCTGCGCAGGTACCGCTGCCGGGCATCACCCTCGACGTCGTCGATGAGCAGGGAGCGCATGTCGGCAACGGCAACGGCGGACTGCTCGTCATCACCGAGCCGTGGCCGAGCATGCTGCGCGGCATCTGGGGTGACCCGGAGCGGTACAAGGAGACGTACTGGGAGAAGTTCGAGGATCAGGGTTACTACTTCGCCGGCGACGGCGCCCGCCTCGACGAAGACGGCGACCTGTGGCTGCTGGGGCGCGTCGACGACGTCATGAACGTCTCCGGCCACCGCCTGTCGACCGCCGAGATCGAATCCTCGCTCGTGGCGCACGAGGCCACGGCAGAGGCCGCGGTCGTCGGTGCATCCGACGAGACGACCGGGCAGGCCGTCGTCGCCTTCGTGATCATCAAGGAGAGCTACCTGTCGGAGCACGACCCGGCCGGTCTCGCCCAGCAGCTGAGGCTCTGGGTCGGCGAGCAGATCGGGGCGATCGCCCGTCCGCGCGACGTGTACATCGTCGGCGAGCTGCCGAAGACCCGCTCGGGCAAGATCATGCGCCGTCTGCTGCGCGACGTCGCGGAAGGACGCGAGGTCGGCGACACGACGACCCTCGCCGACACCGCGGTGATGAGCATCATCTCGGCGCAGGTCAAGTAG
- a CDS encoding RidA family protein gives MSIAARLTELGIELPAVAAPVAAYVPAVVHGDLVYTSGQLPFTDGALPAIGKVGTQVTADDAKAYARTCALNALAAAADAAGGVDRIGGVLRVGGFVASAAAFTGQPGVINGASEVLGEIFGDAGKHARAAVGVAELPLGAPVEVEVTFILA, from the coding sequence ATGAGCATCGCCGCTCGTCTGACCGAGCTCGGAATCGAGCTCCCCGCGGTCGCCGCGCCGGTCGCCGCCTACGTACCCGCCGTCGTGCACGGCGACCTCGTCTACACCTCGGGCCAGTTGCCCTTCACAGACGGAGCGCTGCCGGCGATCGGCAAGGTCGGCACGCAGGTCACCGCCGACGATGCGAAGGCCTACGCGCGCACCTGCGCTCTGAACGCGCTCGCTGCCGCCGCGGACGCCGCCGGGGGAGTCGACCGCATCGGTGGCGTGCTGCGTGTCGGCGGGTTCGTGGCATCCGCCGCCGCCTTCACCGGTCAGCCCGGTGTGATCAACGGCGCGAGTGAAGTGCTCGGCGAGATCTTCGGCGACGCAGGAAAGCATGCACGCGCGGCCGTCGGCGTCGCCGAGCTCCCGCTCGGCGCTCCGGTCGAGGTCGAGGTCACCTTCATCCTCGCCTGA
- a CDS encoding transglycosylase domain-containing protein — MPQKNRTVKGVLGGLLGLVGLSAVAGLLVTATVTPVLAMTGLAGSQALTLFDELPSNLDPSAPMEQSTFYATGLDGAPFKLASVFEQNRVPVTYEQVAPVMFEAVLSSEDKSFYSHGGVNLGATVKAIVDNVKGTSSRGASTISQQFVKNVLIQECEQDVDTNDDNYSEKLQQCWTDATNATGSKGIERKLQEMRFAIQIEKDYSKNDILLGYLNIANFGGTVYGIEAAASYYFSTTAANLTLAQAATLAGMVQNPNYYRIDLPGGTATENDVAVNSAEDGYAKTKERRDYVLERMLTDGKITQAQYEEADASDIAPAILEPQQGCVAAGRNAYFCEYVKSIVLDDPAFGATPQERSDLLRRGGLEIYTSLDLRIQDPAAESMANIAPANFDNQFFGAAGVSVEATTGRVLAITQNTTFSETILDDQAYSSLVFANDKRHGGVPVGSTYKLFTLIDWLEKGHSLRESINGSNRMFTKMHCGDSPIPMTSKIGNYGGGNGGNGTPMSFTAQSLNSGYLAMAEKLDLCEINKVADRMGVTLGNGGKVTEENFIYDILGSKYISPMAMAGAYATVANGGIYCTPKAIDRVVQNGKELPLPASSCTQVISPEVAATAAYALQNVMTNGTGTGANPYDGTPVLGKTGTHETYSTMMIESSTNVTSAIWVGRSKGDARIDNQSTDDYALSSMRYALARDMQSAANAVYSGNDFPGPDENLLRQVLTNVPNVVGKTIDEATAILEDQGFSVSVGAPVDSDKPTNIVAAQDPAGQAPSGGTVTLSPSNAQGVTMPDVTGQSKGAAQSALIGAGFTTISFNKTCNPPEAVVKATSPAAGTATKKSTPVSVACE; from the coding sequence ATGCCTCAAAAGAATCGCACGGTGAAAGGCGTGCTCGGCGGCCTTCTCGGGCTCGTCGGGCTCAGCGCCGTCGCTGGCCTTCTGGTCACCGCCACTGTCACCCCGGTCCTCGCGATGACCGGCCTCGCCGGCAGCCAGGCCCTGACGCTCTTCGACGAGCTCCCCTCGAACCTGGACCCGTCTGCCCCGATGGAGCAGTCGACGTTCTACGCGACGGGTCTCGACGGCGCCCCTTTCAAGCTGGCGTCGGTCTTCGAGCAGAACCGCGTGCCTGTCACGTACGAGCAGGTGGCTCCGGTGATGTTCGAGGCCGTGCTCTCCAGTGAGGACAAGAGCTTCTACAGCCACGGCGGCGTCAACCTCGGTGCCACGGTGAAGGCCATCGTCGACAACGTCAAGGGCACCTCCTCGCGCGGCGCCTCCACGATCAGCCAGCAGTTCGTGAAGAACGTGCTGATCCAGGAGTGCGAGCAGGACGTCGACACCAATGACGACAACTACTCCGAGAAGCTGCAGCAGTGCTGGACCGACGCGACCAACGCGACCGGCAGCAAGGGCATCGAACGCAAGCTGCAGGAGATGCGCTTCGCGATCCAGATCGAGAAGGACTACTCGAAGAACGACATCCTGCTCGGCTACCTGAACATCGCCAACTTCGGCGGCACCGTCTACGGCATCGAAGCCGCAGCGAGCTACTACTTCTCCACGACGGCCGCGAACCTCACTCTGGCGCAGGCCGCGACGCTCGCCGGCATGGTGCAGAACCCCAACTACTACCGTATCGACCTGCCCGGCGGCACCGCGACCGAGAACGATGTCGCTGTCAACAGCGCCGAGGACGGCTACGCGAAGACGAAAGAGCGCCGCGACTATGTGCTCGAACGCATGCTCACCGACGGCAAGATCACCCAGGCGCAGTACGAAGAGGCGGATGCTTCAGACATCGCGCCCGCGATCCTGGAGCCGCAGCAGGGTTGTGTTGCAGCCGGGCGCAACGCGTATTTCTGCGAGTACGTGAAGTCGATCGTCCTCGATGATCCGGCCTTCGGCGCCACCCCGCAGGAACGCAGCGACCTGCTGCGCCGCGGTGGCCTGGAGATCTACACCTCGCTGGATCTGCGCATTCAGGACCCTGCAGCCGAGTCGATGGCGAACATCGCTCCCGCGAACTTCGACAACCAGTTCTTCGGTGCCGCCGGAGTTTCGGTCGAAGCCACCACAGGCCGCGTGCTCGCGATCACGCAGAACACGACGTTCAGCGAGACGATTCTCGACGACCAGGCCTATTCTTCGCTCGTCTTCGCGAACGACAAGCGACACGGTGGCGTGCCGGTGGGTTCCACATACAAGCTGTTCACCCTCATCGATTGGCTCGAGAAGGGTCACTCCCTGCGGGAGTCGATCAACGGCAGCAACCGCATGTTCACCAAGATGCACTGCGGTGATTCCCCGATCCCGATGACGTCGAAGATCGGCAACTACGGCGGCGGGAACGGCGGCAACGGCACCCCGATGTCGTTCACCGCGCAGTCGTTGAACAGCGGCTACCTCGCGATGGCGGAGAAGCTCGACCTGTGCGAGATCAACAAGGTCGCCGACCGCATGGGCGTGACCCTCGGCAACGGCGGCAAGGTGACCGAAGAGAACTTCATCTACGACATCCTCGGCTCGAAGTACATCTCCCCCATGGCGATGGCGGGAGCCTACGCGACCGTGGCGAACGGCGGCATCTACTGCACGCCGAAGGCGATCGACCGGGTCGTGCAGAACGGCAAGGAGCTGCCGCTGCCCGCTTCGTCCTGCACCCAGGTGATCTCCCCCGAGGTCGCCGCGACGGCCGCATACGCGTTGCAGAACGTGATGACGAACGGCACCGGTACCGGAGCGAACCCCTACGACGGCACCCCCGTGCTCGGCAAGACCGGAACGCACGAGACCTACTCGACGATGATGATCGAGTCGAGCACGAACGTCACCAGCGCGATCTGGGTCGGCCGCTCCAAGGGCGATGCCCGCATCGACAACCAGTCGACCGATGACTACGCGCTCAGTTCGATGCGATACGCGCTCGCCCGCGACATGCAGAGTGCGGCGAACGCCGTCTACAGCGGTAACGACTTCCCCGGCCCGGACGAGAATCTGCTCCGTCAGGTGCTCACGAATGTGCCCAACGTTGTGGGAAAGACGATCGATGAGGCGACGGCGATCCTCGAAGACCAGGGATTCTCGGTCTCCGTCGGCGCTCCGGTCGACAGCGACAAGCCGACCAACATCGTCGCCGCGCAGGATCCCGCCGGGCAGGCCCCGAGCGGCGGTACCGTGACGCTCTCGCCGAGCAACGCCCAGGGCGTGACGATGCCGGACGTGACCGGCCAGTCGAAGGGCGCGGCGCAGTCCGCACTCATCGGCGCCGGGTTCACGACGATCTCGTTCAACAAGACCTGCAACCCGCCGGAAGCGGTCGTCAAGGCCACCAGTCCGGCGGCGGGGACAGCGACGAAGAAGAGCACGCCGGTCTCGGTCGCATGCGAGTAA